A DNA window from Oncorhynchus tshawytscha isolate Ot180627B linkage group LG13, Otsh_v2.0, whole genome shotgun sequence contains the following coding sequences:
- the LOC112265379 gene encoding A-kinase anchor protein SPHKAP isoform X3, producing MLSSLFTVLRNFTESNFQSSAMFESSESAAAERVSTDSTLGSPITACKKVLCSSNVLDSSEYWLRNEKALCRLGLLEDDAEGRYNTICFVNLDQQKVDRHDNSCIKKLASISPDLPKLVDSLSVRQPKVNEILLLGGLETPDPSHPHQYPTHTQGQRGTDVCLVQCAGGRRSTSIIYEINKFLIGLQWGQERQGSQGMMMAGQRLDDDTNRSFSSIEEDFLTASEHLGDDSEDDGLRNEPECSDVAEDLSDVAHRDRPACQRGHLGQHKWQDSEESEVTISTPPATKKRGGRAPARASIHHTKESAGHYATNLAESVLQDAFISLSQDEPSFAPEAAVSMSPGSHPPTGLAWTGAEEPCRARACSFELPKIVIVQSPDSCEGLPEWLGTQASHAALEHGVGGDGGTARQVPAEHGPETHDLLPTTTTTGRHPTKPLQRALACAASVIGTISSPQVAEHLAMEPTEGDMEREGQRDPEGTDYSFSSAMCGMAQVAGAVAVVELAEEAGEVVCESEDNSTTEVYSAASVGLLSAAQTSTAITLHCSVAEGTSIEAFRTSIAEVLHKEAAGVLAQPQDYKSVAHLLESTHNRIVDGITSPNKSCLDKMDETEVDNFISEVADGLFKHAFEKARKKKELEGPGKDVTDIQGFLQESVSNVLFDILCLTSKRIGDISKCDIGSFDRQEGDVGFRDYEAAATTKEPLSQLQCFVGSSQPDNCETQWADKTPVYSGMREVKYGLEERESEPYESHSSPHIREQQQRRQAPTKVSSSIKDCYDLQGQQARGNIRETFPESLAHQVSSSLGTEKRWIASTDSRQSSLTPQSSFSSSSTGALVCLKMDSDSRTTPVNYFADDLATTVVSMATELAAICLENSSGKQPWFCALKGAAGYYPEGSYLLPSCCTALRRKEGQNGGVASKKHRPPRLSEIKKKTEEQPELMECLVNRVVDETVNLDDMPQTLDPFALFASEVTARIMNCPELNVVDTSKPGQQTRSRLQCERWSRGKAASYESIPEEDAGPPGTPNTLGPGSRLGQNLSRGGSISKQSSCESITDEFSRFMVNQMEMEGRGFDLLLDYYAGQNASSILAAAVQQAATKKNGHLNVRTTSCLSKQSSTESITEEFYRFMLKDMDKESKDYSMGRTKEWSNSLLPPSPRTLFCIRQSSVPDRRFSDSRLTVNSPIKANSFDGFVRNVHGDTLNIYPTNSVQVSATGLCKSDSCLYQRGQTDQITDMLIHETWSSSIESLMRKNKIIADPEDSIDLVDAESQTQVLQYANRLAADIVETGKSVLQEGDWAGGGGMVGRQQHMPVGERRRGFKHSRPGCTRSRASQEQPGGGGDSTCTAAGPPIRGPREVPVPVIHIETDQRDNPESGDPVERAGRHPWDPTPPEGTAQWCAERASVRRSRNGNSSTSSLGLADLEGLSDIPSQSTVNSEEADKGHLRESKENVDEGISLRPVVDSSSHRELLVVNCDLDPECVDSELRLALQWIAASELGLHAVYFRKCKDRRTSKFQRVLQLVSQKAWRIGDLFNAVIQFCKLHQEEQDGGSSLSSLFDWLLETH from the exons TAACTTCCAGTCGTCAGCCATGTTCGAGAGCTCTGAGTCGGCAGCCGCCGAGAGAGTCAGCACAGACAGCACCCTGGGATCCCCCATCACCGCCTGCAAGAAG GTGCTGTGCAGTAGCAATGTGCTGGACTCGTCAGAGTACTGGCTGAGGAATGagaaggctctgtgcaggctggGCCTTCTGGAGGATGACGCTGAGGGGAGATATAACACG ATCTGCTTTGTGAATCTGGACCAGCAGAAGGTGGATCGTCACGACAACAGCTGCATCAAG aaACTGGCCTCAATCTCTCCAGACCTTCCCAAGCTGGTCGACTCTCTGAGTGTGCGACAGCCCAAGGTGAACGAGATCCTGCTGCTCGGCGGTTTGGAGACTCCGGACCCCTCTCACCCTCACCAgtaccccacccacacacag GGCCAGAGGGGTACAGATGTGTGCCTGGTCCAGTGTGCTGGGGGCCGGCGGTCCACCAGCATCATCTATGAGATCAACAAGTTCCTAATCGGGCTACAGTGGGGTCAGGAGAGGCAGGGGTCCCAGGGGATGATGATGGCAGGGCAGAGGCTGGATGATGACACCAACCGCTCTTTCTCATCCATAGAGGAGGACTTCCTCACTGCCTCAGAACACCTGGGGGATGACAGCGAGGATGACGGCTTACGAAATG agccagagtgcagtgatgtggcAGAGGACTTGTCAGATgtagcacacagagacagaccagcgTGTCAGAGGGGACACCTGGGCCAGCATAAGTGGCAGGACAGCGAGGAGTCCGAGGTGACCATCAGTACCCCCCCAGCCACCAAGAAACGAGGAGGAAGGGCACCGGCGAGAGCTAGCATTCATCACACCAAGGAGTCGGCTGGCCACTATGCCACCAACCTGGCCGAGTCGGTACTGCAGGACGCCTTCATCAGCCTGTCTCAGGACGAACCATCCTTCGCTCCTGAGGCCGCTGTGAGCATGTCCCCCGGCAGCCACCCCCCCACCGGCCTCGCCTGGACAGGAGCAGAGGAGCCCTGTCGGGCACGCGCCTGCTCTTTCGAGCTCCCCAAGATCGTCATAGTGCAGAGCCCGGATAGCTGCGAGGGCCTGCCAGAGTGGCTGGGTACTCAAGCCTCTCACGCGGCTCTGGAGCATggtgttggtggtgatggtggtactGCCAGGCAGGTACCAGCGGAACACGGACCAGAGACCCATGACCTCCtccctaccaccactaccactggaCGCCACCCCACCAAACCCCTGCAGCGGGCCTTGGCATGCGCTGCCAGTGTCATCGGCACCATCTCCAGCCCACAGGTAGCAGAGCACCTGGCAATGGAGCCAACAGAGGGGGACATggagcgagagggacagagggacccTGAGGGCACTGACTACTCCTTCTCCTCAGCCATGTGCGGGATGGCCCAGGTGGCGGGGGCGGTGGCTGTGGTGGAGCTAGCTGAAGAGGCCGGGGAAGTGGTCTGTGAGTCAGAAGACAACTCCACCACCGAGGTCTACTCGGCCGCCTCCGTGGGGCTCCTATCTGCAGCGCAGACCTCCACAGCTATCACCCTCCACTGCAGTGTGGCCGAGGGGACCAGCATCGAGGCCTTCCGCACCAGCATTGCTGAAGTTCTTCACAAGGAGGCAGCAGGGGTGCTGGCTCAGCCCCAGGACTACAAGAGTGTGGCCCATCTACTGGAGTCCACCCACAACAGGATTGTGGACGGCATCACGTCTCCCAATAAGTCATGTCTGGACAAGATGGATGAGACGGAGGTGGACAATTTCATCAGCGAAGTGGCCGACGGCCTCTTCAAACACGCATTTGAGAAAGCGAGAAAGAAAAAAGAACTGGAAGGCCCGGGAAAAGACGTCACTGATATCCAGGGCTTTCTGCAGGAGAGCGTGAGCAATGTGCTCTTCGACATCCTTTGTCTCACTTCAAAGCGGATCGGTGACATTTCCAAATGTGATATAGGGTCGTTTGACAGACAAGAGGGTGATGTCGGCTTCAGGGACTACGAGGCGGCCGCCACCACCAAGGAACCATTAAGCCAATTACAGTGCTTCGTTGGCTCCAGCCAGCCCGATAATTGTGAAACCCAATGGGCAGATAAGACACCCGTCTACTCCGGGATGAGGGAGGTGAAAtatggactggaggagagggagagtgaaccTTATGAGTCTCACAGCTCGCCACATatcagagagcagcagcagcgcaGACAAGCTCCGACTAAAGTCTCGTCCTCTATTAAGGACTGCTATGACCTCCAGGGCCAGCAGGCCAGAGGAAACATCAGAGAAACTTTTCCAGAGAGCTTAGCCCACCAGGTCTCTTCATCACTGGGAACAGAGAAAAGATGGATAGCCAGTACAGACAGCAGACAGTCTTCTCTGACCCCTCAGTCCTCTTTTAGCTCCTCCTCCACAGGGGCCTTGGTCTGCCTAAAGATGGACTCAGATTCCAGAACTACCCCCGTCAACTACTTCGCTGATGATCTGGCCACCACCGTAGTCTCCATGGCCACTGAGCTGGCCGCCATCTGCCTGGAGAACTCCAGCGGGAAGCAGCCGTGGTTCTGTGCCCTGAAGGGTGCAGCGGGCTACTACCCTGAGGGGAGCTACCTGTTGCCCTCCTGTTGCACGGCCCTCCGCAGAAAGGAGGGCCAGAATGGCGGTGTGGCATCCAAAAAGCACCGGCCACCACGCCTCAGTGAGATTAAGAAGAAGACTGAGGAACAGCCCGAGTTGATGGAGTGCCTGGTCAACCGCGTGGTGGATGAAACGGTCAACTTGGATGACATGCCCCAGACTCTTGATCCCTTCGCGCTCTTTGCCTCCGAGGTCACCGCCCGCATAATGAACTGCCCCGAGCTCAATGTGGTTGACACCTCCAAGCCCGGCCAGCAGACCCGCAGCCGGCTGCAGTGTGAGCGGTGGAGCCGGGGCAAGGCCGCCAGCTATGAAAGCATCCCAGAGGAGGACGCAGGCCCTCCGGGTACCCCCAACACCCTAGGCCCCGGCAGCCGGCTGGGCCAGAACCTGAGCAGGGGAGGCTCCATCTCCAAGCAGTCCAGCTGCGAGAGCATCACTGATGAGTTCTCCCGCTTCATGGTGAaccagatggagatggagggccGGGGTTTTGACCTGCTTCTGGACTACTACGCCGGGCAGAACGCCAGCAGCATCCTGGCAGCAGCCGTGCAGCAGGCAGCCACCAAGAAGAACGGCCACCTCAATGTGAGGACCACCTCCTGTCTGTCGAAGCAGTCCAGTACGGAGAGCATCACTGAGGAGTTCTACAGGTTCATGCTCAAAGACATGGACAAGGAGAGCAAAGACTACAGTATGGGCAGAACTAAAGAGTGGAGCAACAGCCTATTGCCTCCATCGCCCAGAACCCTCTTCTGTATCCGTCAGTCCTCCGTGCCGGACAGACGTTTCTCAGACTCTAGGCTGACCGTCAACTCGCCCATCAAGGCCAACTCCTTTGACGGCTTTGTCCGCAATGTGCATGGGGACACACTTAATATCTACCCCACCAACTCAGTTCAGGTGTCTGCCACGGGCCTGTGTAAGTCTGACTCCTGTCTGTACCAGAGGGGACAGACGGACCAGATCACTGACATGCTGATCCACGAGACCTGGTCCAGCTCCATTGAGTCCCTGATGCGGAAGAACAAGATCATTGCGGACCCGGAGGACAGCATTGACCTTGTGGATGCAGAGTCCCAGACCCAAGTGCTGCAATATGCCAACCGCCTGGCCGCAGACATCGTGGAAACCGGGAAGTCTGTCCTGCAGGAAGGGGATTGGGCCGGAGGAGGTGGCATGGTGGGGCGACAACAACACATGCccgtgggggagaggaggagaggcttcAAACATTCCCGCCCTGGCTGCACTCGGAGCAGAGCCAGTCAGGAGCAACCAGGAGGGGGCGGAGACAGCACATGTACAGCAGCCGGGCCCCCCATAAGGGGACCCAGGGAGGTCCCTGTACCGGTGATCCACATCGAGACAGATCAAAGGGATAATCCTGAGTCTGGGGACCCGGTGGAAAGAGCCGGACGCCACCCTTGGGACCCAACGCCCCCTGAGGGGACAGCCCAGTGGTGCGCTGAGAGGGCCTCGGTGAGGCGCAGCAG GAACGGGAACAGCAGCACGTCTAGCCTGGGTCTGGCAGACTTGGAGGGCTTGTCTGACATCCCCAGTCAGAGCACAGTGAACAG TGAGGAGGCAGACAAGGGTCACCTAAGGGAGAGCAAGGAGAACGTAGACG AGGGCATCTCACTGCGGCCAGTAGTGGACAGTAGCAGCCACAGGGAGCTTCTGGTGGTCAACTGCGACTTGGATCCAGAGTGTGTGGACTCAGAGCTGCGCTTGGCCCTGCAGTGGATCGCTGCCTCTGAGCTGGGCCTGCATGCCGTCTACTTCAGGAAGTGTAAAGACAGGAGGACATCAAAG TTCCAGAGGGTGTTGCAGCTGGTGTCTCAGAAGGCATGGAGGATCGGAGATCTCTTCAACGCTGTCATCCAGTTCTGTAAGCTCCACCAGGAAGAGCAGGACGGAGGCAGCTCTCTGTCCAGCCTGTTTGACTGGCTACTGGAGACCCACTAG
- the LOC112265379 gene encoding A-kinase anchor protein SPHKAP isoform X4 produces the protein MLSSLFTVLRNFTESNFQSSAMFESSESAAAERVSTDSTLGSPITACKKVLCSSNVLDSSEYWLRNEKALCRLGLLEDDAEGRYNTICFVNLDQQKVDRHDNSCIKKLASISPDLPKLVDSLSVRQPKVNEILLLGGLETPDPSHPHQYPTHTQGQRGTDVCLVQCAGGRRSTSIIYEINKFLIGLQWGQERQGSQGMMMAGQRLDDDTNRSFSSIEEDFLTASEHLGDDSEDDGLRNEPECSDVAEDLSDVAHRDRPACQRGHLGQHKWQDSEESEVTISTPPATKKRGGRAPARASIHHTKESAGHYATNLAESVLQDAFISLSQDEPSFAPEAAVSMSPGSHPPTGLAWTGAEEPCRARACSFELPKIVIVQSPDSCEGLPEWLGTQASHAALEHGVGGDGGTARQVPAEHGPETHDLLPTTTTTGRHPTKPLQRALACAASVIGTISSPQVAEHLAMEPTEGDMEREGQRDPEGTDYSFSSAMCGMAQVAGAVAVVELAEEAGEVVCESEDNSTTEVYSAASVGLLSAAQTSTAITLHCSVAEGTSIEAFRTSIAEVLHKEAAGVLAQPQDYKSVAHLLESTHNRIVDGITSPNKSCLDKMDETEVDNFISEVADGLFKHAFEKARKKKELEGPGKDVTDIQGFLQESVSNVLFDILCLTSKRIGDISKCDIGSFDRQEGDVGFRDYEAAATTKEPLSQLQCFVGSSQPDNCETQWADKTPVYSGMREVKYGLEERESEPYESHSSPHIREQQQRRQAPTKVSSSIKDCYDLQGQQARGNIRETFPESLAHQVSSSLGTEKRWIASTDSRQSSLTPQSSFSSSSTGALVCLKMDSDSRTTPVNYFADDLATTVVSMATELAAICLENSSGKQPWFCALKGAAGYYPEGSYLLPSCCTALRRKEGQNGGVASKKHRPPRLSEIKKKTEEQPELMECLVNRVVDETVNLDDMPQTLDPFALFASEVTARIMNCPELNVVDTSKPGQQTRSRLQCERWSRGKAASYESIPEEDAGPPGTPNTLGPGSRLGQNLSRGGSISKQSSCESITDEFSRFMVNQMEMEGRGFDLLLDYYAGQNASSILAAAVQQAATKKNGHLNVRTTSCLSKQSSTESITEEFYRFMLKDMDKESKDYSMGRTKEWSNSLLPPSPRTLFCIRQSSVPDRRFSDSRLTVNSPIKANSFDGFVRNVHGDTLNIYPTNSVQVSATGLCKSDSCLYQRGQTDQITDMLIHETWSSSIESLMRKNKIIADPEDSIDLVDAESQTQVLQYANRLAADIVETGKSVLQEGDWAGGGGMVGRQQHMPVGERRRGFKHSRPGCTRSRASQEQPGGGGDSTCTAAGPPIRGPREVPVPVIHIETDQRDNPESGDPVERAGRHPWDPTPPEGTAQWCAERASVRRSSEEADKGHLRESKENVDEGISLRPVVDSSSHRELLVVNCDLDPECVDSELRLALQWIAASELGLHAVYFRKCKDRRTSKFQRVLQLVSQKAWRIGDLFNAVIQFCKLHQEEQDGGSSLSSLFDWLLETH, from the exons TAACTTCCAGTCGTCAGCCATGTTCGAGAGCTCTGAGTCGGCAGCCGCCGAGAGAGTCAGCACAGACAGCACCCTGGGATCCCCCATCACCGCCTGCAAGAAG GTGCTGTGCAGTAGCAATGTGCTGGACTCGTCAGAGTACTGGCTGAGGAATGagaaggctctgtgcaggctggGCCTTCTGGAGGATGACGCTGAGGGGAGATATAACACG ATCTGCTTTGTGAATCTGGACCAGCAGAAGGTGGATCGTCACGACAACAGCTGCATCAAG aaACTGGCCTCAATCTCTCCAGACCTTCCCAAGCTGGTCGACTCTCTGAGTGTGCGACAGCCCAAGGTGAACGAGATCCTGCTGCTCGGCGGTTTGGAGACTCCGGACCCCTCTCACCCTCACCAgtaccccacccacacacag GGCCAGAGGGGTACAGATGTGTGCCTGGTCCAGTGTGCTGGGGGCCGGCGGTCCACCAGCATCATCTATGAGATCAACAAGTTCCTAATCGGGCTACAGTGGGGTCAGGAGAGGCAGGGGTCCCAGGGGATGATGATGGCAGGGCAGAGGCTGGATGATGACACCAACCGCTCTTTCTCATCCATAGAGGAGGACTTCCTCACTGCCTCAGAACACCTGGGGGATGACAGCGAGGATGACGGCTTACGAAATG agccagagtgcagtgatgtggcAGAGGACTTGTCAGATgtagcacacagagacagaccagcgTGTCAGAGGGGACACCTGGGCCAGCATAAGTGGCAGGACAGCGAGGAGTCCGAGGTGACCATCAGTACCCCCCCAGCCACCAAGAAACGAGGAGGAAGGGCACCGGCGAGAGCTAGCATTCATCACACCAAGGAGTCGGCTGGCCACTATGCCACCAACCTGGCCGAGTCGGTACTGCAGGACGCCTTCATCAGCCTGTCTCAGGACGAACCATCCTTCGCTCCTGAGGCCGCTGTGAGCATGTCCCCCGGCAGCCACCCCCCCACCGGCCTCGCCTGGACAGGAGCAGAGGAGCCCTGTCGGGCACGCGCCTGCTCTTTCGAGCTCCCCAAGATCGTCATAGTGCAGAGCCCGGATAGCTGCGAGGGCCTGCCAGAGTGGCTGGGTACTCAAGCCTCTCACGCGGCTCTGGAGCATggtgttggtggtgatggtggtactGCCAGGCAGGTACCAGCGGAACACGGACCAGAGACCCATGACCTCCtccctaccaccactaccactggaCGCCACCCCACCAAACCCCTGCAGCGGGCCTTGGCATGCGCTGCCAGTGTCATCGGCACCATCTCCAGCCCACAGGTAGCAGAGCACCTGGCAATGGAGCCAACAGAGGGGGACATggagcgagagggacagagggacccTGAGGGCACTGACTACTCCTTCTCCTCAGCCATGTGCGGGATGGCCCAGGTGGCGGGGGCGGTGGCTGTGGTGGAGCTAGCTGAAGAGGCCGGGGAAGTGGTCTGTGAGTCAGAAGACAACTCCACCACCGAGGTCTACTCGGCCGCCTCCGTGGGGCTCCTATCTGCAGCGCAGACCTCCACAGCTATCACCCTCCACTGCAGTGTGGCCGAGGGGACCAGCATCGAGGCCTTCCGCACCAGCATTGCTGAAGTTCTTCACAAGGAGGCAGCAGGGGTGCTGGCTCAGCCCCAGGACTACAAGAGTGTGGCCCATCTACTGGAGTCCACCCACAACAGGATTGTGGACGGCATCACGTCTCCCAATAAGTCATGTCTGGACAAGATGGATGAGACGGAGGTGGACAATTTCATCAGCGAAGTGGCCGACGGCCTCTTCAAACACGCATTTGAGAAAGCGAGAAAGAAAAAAGAACTGGAAGGCCCGGGAAAAGACGTCACTGATATCCAGGGCTTTCTGCAGGAGAGCGTGAGCAATGTGCTCTTCGACATCCTTTGTCTCACTTCAAAGCGGATCGGTGACATTTCCAAATGTGATATAGGGTCGTTTGACAGACAAGAGGGTGATGTCGGCTTCAGGGACTACGAGGCGGCCGCCACCACCAAGGAACCATTAAGCCAATTACAGTGCTTCGTTGGCTCCAGCCAGCCCGATAATTGTGAAACCCAATGGGCAGATAAGACACCCGTCTACTCCGGGATGAGGGAGGTGAAAtatggactggaggagagggagagtgaaccTTATGAGTCTCACAGCTCGCCACATatcagagagcagcagcagcgcaGACAAGCTCCGACTAAAGTCTCGTCCTCTATTAAGGACTGCTATGACCTCCAGGGCCAGCAGGCCAGAGGAAACATCAGAGAAACTTTTCCAGAGAGCTTAGCCCACCAGGTCTCTTCATCACTGGGAACAGAGAAAAGATGGATAGCCAGTACAGACAGCAGACAGTCTTCTCTGACCCCTCAGTCCTCTTTTAGCTCCTCCTCCACAGGGGCCTTGGTCTGCCTAAAGATGGACTCAGATTCCAGAACTACCCCCGTCAACTACTTCGCTGATGATCTGGCCACCACCGTAGTCTCCATGGCCACTGAGCTGGCCGCCATCTGCCTGGAGAACTCCAGCGGGAAGCAGCCGTGGTTCTGTGCCCTGAAGGGTGCAGCGGGCTACTACCCTGAGGGGAGCTACCTGTTGCCCTCCTGTTGCACGGCCCTCCGCAGAAAGGAGGGCCAGAATGGCGGTGTGGCATCCAAAAAGCACCGGCCACCACGCCTCAGTGAGATTAAGAAGAAGACTGAGGAACAGCCCGAGTTGATGGAGTGCCTGGTCAACCGCGTGGTGGATGAAACGGTCAACTTGGATGACATGCCCCAGACTCTTGATCCCTTCGCGCTCTTTGCCTCCGAGGTCACCGCCCGCATAATGAACTGCCCCGAGCTCAATGTGGTTGACACCTCCAAGCCCGGCCAGCAGACCCGCAGCCGGCTGCAGTGTGAGCGGTGGAGCCGGGGCAAGGCCGCCAGCTATGAAAGCATCCCAGAGGAGGACGCAGGCCCTCCGGGTACCCCCAACACCCTAGGCCCCGGCAGCCGGCTGGGCCAGAACCTGAGCAGGGGAGGCTCCATCTCCAAGCAGTCCAGCTGCGAGAGCATCACTGATGAGTTCTCCCGCTTCATGGTGAaccagatggagatggagggccGGGGTTTTGACCTGCTTCTGGACTACTACGCCGGGCAGAACGCCAGCAGCATCCTGGCAGCAGCCGTGCAGCAGGCAGCCACCAAGAAGAACGGCCACCTCAATGTGAGGACCACCTCCTGTCTGTCGAAGCAGTCCAGTACGGAGAGCATCACTGAGGAGTTCTACAGGTTCATGCTCAAAGACATGGACAAGGAGAGCAAAGACTACAGTATGGGCAGAACTAAAGAGTGGAGCAACAGCCTATTGCCTCCATCGCCCAGAACCCTCTTCTGTATCCGTCAGTCCTCCGTGCCGGACAGACGTTTCTCAGACTCTAGGCTGACCGTCAACTCGCCCATCAAGGCCAACTCCTTTGACGGCTTTGTCCGCAATGTGCATGGGGACACACTTAATATCTACCCCACCAACTCAGTTCAGGTGTCTGCCACGGGCCTGTGTAAGTCTGACTCCTGTCTGTACCAGAGGGGACAGACGGACCAGATCACTGACATGCTGATCCACGAGACCTGGTCCAGCTCCATTGAGTCCCTGATGCGGAAGAACAAGATCATTGCGGACCCGGAGGACAGCATTGACCTTGTGGATGCAGAGTCCCAGACCCAAGTGCTGCAATATGCCAACCGCCTGGCCGCAGACATCGTGGAAACCGGGAAGTCTGTCCTGCAGGAAGGGGATTGGGCCGGAGGAGGTGGCATGGTGGGGCGACAACAACACATGCccgtgggggagaggaggagaggcttcAAACATTCCCGCCCTGGCTGCACTCGGAGCAGAGCCAGTCAGGAGCAACCAGGAGGGGGCGGAGACAGCACATGTACAGCAGCCGGGCCCCCCATAAGGGGACCCAGGGAGGTCCCTGTACCGGTGATCCACATCGAGACAGATCAAAGGGATAATCCTGAGTCTGGGGACCCGGTGGAAAGAGCCGGACGCCACCCTTGGGACCCAACGCCCCCTGAGGGGACAGCCCAGTGGTGCGCTGAGAGGGCCTCGGTGAGGCGCAGCAG TGAGGAGGCAGACAAGGGTCACCTAAGGGAGAGCAAGGAGAACGTAGACG AGGGCATCTCACTGCGGCCAGTAGTGGACAGTAGCAGCCACAGGGAGCTTCTGGTGGTCAACTGCGACTTGGATCCAGAGTGTGTGGACTCAGAGCTGCGCTTGGCCCTGCAGTGGATCGCTGCCTCTGAGCTGGGCCTGCATGCCGTCTACTTCAGGAAGTGTAAAGACAGGAGGACATCAAAG TTCCAGAGGGTGTTGCAGCTGGTGTCTCAGAAGGCATGGAGGATCGGAGATCTCTTCAACGCTGTCATCCAGTTCTGTAAGCTCCACCAGGAAGAGCAGGACGGAGGCAGCTCTCTGTCCAGCCTGTTTGACTGGCTACTGGAGACCCACTAG